The region CGAATATGGCGTATCTGAAGTAACGATTTATGCATGGGTTAAGAAGTTTTCTCCTATTCAAACAGAAGATGGTGATACTGTTACAGCTGATGAAATCGCTAAGATGAAAAAGCAAATGCTTAAGCTGCAGGAGGAGAATGAAATCTTAAAAAAGGCTATGGCCATATTCGCGAAGAAGTAACCCTTTCAGAACTTACTACTATCATCGATGCTCATAAAGAGGAGCACTCAGTTAAACAAATGTGTGATGTCTTAGGTGTGTCAAAAAGCACATATTATCAAACGAAACAGCAAGTGGAGTCAAATCGTGACCGTGAGAATAGAGAAATAACCGAGAAAATTAAGGAGATTCATGAAGAAAGTAAACAGCGCTATGGAGCACTTAAAATCTATGAATCTCTTAAAAAAGAAGGCTATAACGTAAGTATCAAGCGTGTACAACGTCTCATGAAAAAGGCGGGTATTCGCTCGATCATAGTGAAGA is a window of Bacillaceae bacterium S4-13-56 DNA encoding:
- a CDS encoding transposase; protein product: MGNKNTGKKYNEDFKKMIVDLYHSGSSAKDLSSEYGVSEVTIYAWVKKFSPIQTEDGDTVTADEIAKMKKQMLKLQEENEILKKAMAIFAKK
- a CDS encoding IS3 family transposase: MCDVLGVSKSTYYQTKQQVESNRDRENREITEKIKEIHEESKQRYGALKIYESLKKEGYNVSIKRVQRLMKKAGIRSIIVKKFRPTPSKEKVIERDNILKQDFHTTNLNQKWVGDITYINTLRDG